A genomic window from Leptolyngbya sp. BL0902 includes:
- the psaA gene encoding photosystem I core protein PsaA yields the protein MTTTPREREAKVKVIVDKDPVPTSFEKWGKPGHFDRTLAKGPKTTTWIWNLHADAHDFDSHTSDLEDISRKIFSAHFGHLAVIFIWLSGMYFHGAKFSNYEAWMTNPTGFKPSAQVVWPIFGQEILNADVGGGFQGIQITSGLFQLWRASGFTNGFQLYCTAIGALVMAGLMLFAGWFHYHKAAPKLEWFQNVESMMNHHLAGLLGLGCLGWAGHQIHVSLPVNKMLDAGVAPQDIPLPHEFILNKSLMADLYPSFAEGLKPFFTLNWGVYADFLTFKGGINPVTGGLWLSDTAHHHLALAVLFIVAGHMYRTNWGIGHSMKEILEGHKGDPLLFGGKGHDGLYENLTTSWHAQLAVNLAILGSITIIVAQHMYAMPPYPYIATDYPTQLSLFTHHMWIGGFLIVGAAAHAAIFMVRDYDPAVNMDNALDRMLRSRDAIISHLNWVCIFLGFHSFGLYIHNDTMRALGRPQDMFSDSAIQLQPIFAQWVQSFHAAAAGGTAPNALAGVSPIFGGDVIAVAGKVAMMPMTLGTADFMVHHIHAFTIHVTALILLKGVLYARSSRLVPDKGELGFRFPCDGPGRGGTCQVSGWDHVFLGLFWMYNSLSIVIFHFSWKMQSDIWGTVSPDGTVSHITGGNFAQSAITINGWLRDFLWAQASQVIGSYGSALSAYGLMFLGAHFVWAFSLMFLFSGRGYWQELIESIVWAHNKLKVAPAIQPRALSITQGRAVGVAHYLLGGIATTWAFFLARIIAVG from the coding sequence ATGACAACTACCCCGCGCGAGCGGGAGGCGAAGGTCAAAGTCATCGTTGACAAGGATCCGGTGCCTACTTCCTTTGAGAAGTGGGGCAAGCCCGGACACTTTGATCGGACTTTGGCTAAAGGCCCCAAAACCACCACTTGGATTTGGAACCTCCACGCTGACGCTCACGATTTCGATAGTCATACCAGTGACCTAGAAGATATTTCGCGCAAGATCTTTAGTGCGCACTTCGGTCACCTAGCCGTCATCTTTATCTGGCTGAGCGGCATGTACTTCCATGGCGCTAAGTTTTCCAACTACGAAGCCTGGATGACCAACCCCACGGGCTTCAAGCCCAGCGCCCAGGTCGTTTGGCCCATCTTTGGCCAAGAGATCCTGAACGCCGATGTGGGCGGCGGTTTCCAGGGGATTCAAATTACCTCTGGTCTGTTCCAGCTCTGGCGGGCCTCCGGCTTTACCAACGGCTTCCAGCTTTACTGCACCGCCATTGGTGCCCTGGTGATGGCTGGCCTGATGCTGTTTGCGGGCTGGTTCCACTACCACAAGGCCGCTCCCAAGCTGGAATGGTTCCAAAACGTGGAATCCATGATGAACCACCACCTGGCGGGCCTGCTTGGTCTGGGCTGTCTGGGTTGGGCGGGGCACCAAATCCACGTCTCGCTGCCTGTAAACAAAATGCTGGATGCGGGCGTGGCTCCGCAGGATATTCCCCTGCCCCACGAGTTCATCCTGAATAAGAGCTTGATGGCGGATCTGTACCCCAGTTTTGCCGAGGGTCTGAAGCCCTTCTTCACCCTCAACTGGGGCGTCTACGCCGACTTCCTCACCTTCAAGGGTGGGATCAACCCCGTCACGGGCGGTCTGTGGCTGTCGGATACGGCTCACCACCACCTGGCGCTGGCGGTTCTCTTCATCGTTGCGGGCCACATGTACCGCACCAACTGGGGCATCGGCCACAGCATGAAGGAAATTCTGGAAGGCCACAAGGGTGATCCCCTGCTGTTTGGTGGCAAGGGCCACGATGGCCTGTACGAGAACCTGACCACCTCCTGGCACGCCCAGTTGGCGGTGAACCTGGCCATCCTCGGTTCCATCACCATCATCGTGGCGCAGCACATGTACGCCATGCCGCCCTATCCGTACATCGCGACGGATTACCCCACCCAACTGTCGCTGTTTACCCACCACATGTGGATTGGCGGCTTCCTGATTGTGGGGGCTGCGGCCCACGCCGCGATCTTCATGGTGCGCGACTATGATCCCGCCGTGAACATGGATAACGCCCTGGATCGGATGCTCCGCTCCCGCGATGCGATTATCTCCCACCTCAACTGGGTCTGTATTTTCCTCGGCTTCCACAGCTTTGGTCTGTACATCCACAACGACACCATGCGGGCTCTGGGCCGTCCCCAGGATATGTTCTCGGATTCCGCCATTCAGCTTCAGCCCATCTTTGCTCAGTGGGTGCAAAGCTTCCACGCCGCCGCCGCTGGCGGTACCGCGCCCAACGCCCTGGCTGGGGTTAGCCCCATCTTCGGTGGCGATGTGATTGCGGTGGCTGGCAAAGTGGCCATGATGCCCATGACCCTCGGCACCGCCGACTTCATGGTGCACCACATCCATGCCTTCACCATCCACGTGACGGCGCTGATTCTTCTCAAGGGCGTGCTGTACGCTCGCAGCTCTCGTCTGGTGCCCGACAAAGGCGAACTGGGTTTCCGGTTCCCCTGCGATGGCCCCGGTCGGGGTGGCACCTGTCAGGTTTCCGGTTGGGACCACGTGTTCCTGGGCCTGTTCTGGATGTACAACTCCCTGTCCATCGTAATTTTCCACTTTAGCTGGAAGATGCAGTCCGACATTTGGGGTACCGTTAGCCCCGATGGCACCGTGTCTCACATCACGGGTGGCAATTTTGCCCAAAGCGCCATCACCATCAACGGTTGGCTGCGCGACTTCCTGTGGGCTCAGGCTTCCCAGGTGATCGGTTCCTACGGTTCCGCCCTGTCCGCCTACGGCCTCATGTTCCTGGGTGCCCACTTCGTTTGGGCCTTCAGCCTCATGTTCCTGTTCAGTGGTCGCGGCTACTGGCAAGAACTGATCGAGTCCATTGTGTGGGCTCACAACAAACTCAAGGTGGCTCCCGCCATCCAGCCTCGCGCTCTGAGCATCACTCAGGGTCGGGCGGTGGGTGTGGCTCACTACCTCCTCGGAGGCATTGCCACCACCTGGGCCTTCTTCCTGGCTCGTATCATCGCGGTGGGCTAG
- the psaB gene encoding photosystem I core protein PsaB: MATKFPKFSQDLAADPTTRRIWYGIATAHDFESHDGMTEENLYQKIFASHFGHLAIIFLWTSGNLFHVAWQGNFEQWIKDPLNVKPIAHAIWDPHFGQPAVDAFSQAGSSTPVNVAFSGVYHWWYTIGMRTNTDLYSGAVFLLILSAIFLFAGWLHLQPKFRPSLSWFKNAESRLNHHLAGLFGVSSLAWTGHLVHVAIPESRGVHVGWDNFLSMKPHPEGLLPFFTGNWGVYAQNPDTSSHVFGTATGAGSAILTFLGGFHPQTESLWLTDMAHHHLAIAVIFIVAGHMYRTNFGIGHSIKEILNAHKPPKGGLGEGHKGLYDTLNNSLHFQLALALASLGVVTSLVAQHMYALPPYAFMAKDYTTMAALYTHHQYIAGFIMVGAFAHGAIFLIRDYDPAANKNNVLDRVLQHKEAIISHLSWVSLFLGFHTLGLYVHNDVVVAFGTPEKQILVEPVFAQFVQAASGKLLYGFDTLLSNADSVTQTANAVWLPGWFEAINSNANSLFLTIGPGDFLVHHAIALGLHTTTLILVKGALDARGSKLMPDKKDFGYSFPCDGPGRGGTCDISAWDSFYLAMFWMLNTIGWTTFYWHWKHLSIWSGNVAQFNESSNYLMGWLRDYLWLNSSQLINGYNPYGMNNLAVWAWMFLFGHLVWATGFMFLISWRGYWQELIETIVWAHERTPLANLVRWKDKPVALSIVQARLVGLAHFTVGYILTYAAFLIASTSSRFG, translated from the coding sequence ATGGCAACTAAATTCCCTAAATTTAGCCAGGATCTGGCAGCCGATCCGACCACACGGCGGATCTGGTACGGGATTGCCACCGCCCACGACTTTGAAAGCCACGATGGCATGACGGAGGAGAATCTTTACCAAAAGATTTTCGCCTCCCACTTTGGCCACCTGGCAATCATCTTCCTGTGGACTTCGGGCAACCTGTTCCACGTCGCCTGGCAAGGTAACTTCGAGCAGTGGATCAAAGATCCGCTCAACGTGAAACCCATCGCCCACGCGATTTGGGATCCCCACTTTGGTCAGCCTGCGGTAGATGCCTTCTCCCAAGCTGGTTCCTCTACTCCCGTTAACGTCGCCTTCTCCGGGGTCTACCACTGGTGGTACACCATCGGGATGCGAACCAACACCGACCTGTACTCCGGGGCTGTGTTCCTGCTGATTCTGTCCGCCATCTTCCTGTTCGCAGGTTGGCTGCACCTTCAGCCCAAGTTCCGCCCCAGCCTGTCCTGGTTCAAAAACGCCGAGTCTCGCCTCAACCACCACCTAGCTGGTCTGTTTGGGGTTAGCTCCCTGGCTTGGACGGGTCACTTGGTACACGTCGCCATCCCCGAATCTCGTGGTGTGCATGTGGGTTGGGATAACTTCCTCTCCATGAAGCCCCACCCCGAAGGTCTGCTGCCCTTCTTCACCGGAAACTGGGGCGTGTATGCCCAGAACCCCGACACCTCTAGCCACGTCTTCGGCACGGCCACGGGTGCAGGTTCTGCCATCCTCACCTTCCTGGGTGGGTTCCATCCCCAGACCGAGTCTCTGTGGTTGACCGACATGGCTCACCACCACCTGGCCATCGCGGTGATCTTCATCGTGGCTGGGCACATGTACCGCACCAACTTTGGTATCGGCCACAGCATTAAGGAAATCCTGAATGCCCACAAGCCCCCCAAAGGCGGTCTTGGCGAGGGTCACAAGGGTCTCTATGACACCCTGAACAACTCTCTGCACTTCCAACTGGCGCTGGCCCTGGCTAGCCTCGGTGTCGTCACCTCCCTGGTGGCGCAGCACATGTACGCGCTGCCTCCCTACGCCTTCATGGCCAAGGACTACACCACCATGGCGGCCCTGTACACCCACCACCAGTACATCGCTGGCTTCATCATGGTGGGGGCTTTCGCCCACGGTGCCATCTTCCTGATTCGGGACTACGATCCCGCCGCTAACAAGAACAACGTCCTCGACCGCGTTCTTCAGCACAAGGAAGCCATCATCTCCCACCTGAGCTGGGTGTCCCTGTTCCTGGGTTTCCACACCCTAGGACTCTACGTCCACAACGACGTAGTGGTGGCCTTTGGCACCCCCGAAAAGCAAATCCTGGTTGAGCCTGTCTTCGCTCAGTTTGTGCAAGCGGCCTCCGGTAAGCTGCTCTACGGCTTCGATACCCTGCTATCGAACGCCGACAGCGTGACCCAAACCGCCAACGCCGTTTGGCTGCCCGGCTGGTTTGAGGCCATCAACAGCAACGCCAACTCGCTGTTCCTGACCATTGGCCCTGGCGACTTCCTGGTACACCACGCCATCGCCCTGGGTCTGCACACCACCACCCTGATTCTAGTCAAGGGTGCCCTGGATGCCCGTGGTTCCAAGCTGATGCCCGACAAGAAGGACTTCGGCTACAGCTTCCCCTGCGACGGCCCTGGCCGTGGCGGCACCTGCGACATCTCCGCCTGGGACTCCTTCTACCTGGCGATGTTCTGGATGCTGAACACCATCGGTTGGACCACCTTCTACTGGCACTGGAAGCACCTCAGCATCTGGTCTGGTAACGTGGCTCAGTTCAATGAGTCCTCCAACTACCTGATGGGCTGGCTGCGCGACTACCTGTGGCTCAACAGCTCTCAGCTGATCAACGGCTACAACCCCTACGGCATGAACAACCTCGCCGTCTGGGCCTGGATGTTCCTCTTTGGACACCTGGTTTGGGCTACCGGATTCATGTTCCTGATCTCCTGGCGGGGCTACTGGCAAGAGCTGATCGAAACCATCGTGTGGGCGCACGAGCGCACTCCCCTGGCGAACCTGGTTCGCTGGAAGGACAAGCCCGTTGCCCTCTCCATCGTGCAAGCTCGTCTGGTGGGTCTGGCTCACTTCACCGTGGGTTACATCCTCACCTACGCCGCTTTCCTAATCGCCTCCACCTCCAGCCGCTTCGGCTAA
- a CDS encoding glycosyltransferase — translation MSVIIPVYQDRERLEICLDHLGRQSYPENRYEVIVADNGSDNYDSIEALVEQYDNVRIVQELSPGSYAARNKGIEAAQGEILAFTDADCQPSPTWIEMGVKHLVNNPDCGAVGGRIEMFYANPENVTIPDLFDRVIFGFPYQEMLEGYGGMITANLFTRRAVIDDIGPFLARIKSFGDQEWGMRVRAAGYGQIYADDAWVGHPVRGSVAGIARKKIRCSGGVYDLYVREETSWFVRYRRLARLIFEELFIQSPPQLVTAFTDPRLAPLTTRLQIAGMVVMMQGLSAWEKLRLNFVGGSAERL, via the coding sequence GTGTCTGTAATCATTCCGGTCTATCAAGATCGAGAGCGCTTAGAGATTTGCCTTGATCACTTAGGACGTCAAAGCTATCCAGAAAATCGCTATGAGGTCATCGTGGCCGATAACGGCTCAGACAACTACGATAGCATCGAAGCCTTAGTAGAACAGTACGATAATGTGCGTATTGTTCAAGAGTTAAGTCCTGGCTCCTACGCTGCTCGCAATAAAGGCATTGAAGCTGCCCAGGGGGAGATTCTCGCTTTTACCGATGCCGATTGTCAGCCCTCACCCACCTGGATAGAAATGGGGGTCAAACACCTTGTTAATAATCCTGATTGTGGGGCCGTAGGTGGGCGCATTGAAATGTTCTACGCCAATCCTGAAAATGTCACCATACCTGACTTGTTTGATCGGGTCATTTTTGGTTTTCCCTATCAAGAAATGCTGGAGGGGTACGGCGGCATGATTACCGCTAATCTGTTCACGCGCAGAGCTGTTATTGACGACATTGGCCCATTTTTAGCCCGGATTAAGTCCTTTGGCGACCAGGAGTGGGGAATGCGGGTACGGGCCGCAGGCTATGGGCAAATCTACGCTGATGATGCTTGGGTGGGGCATCCGGTGCGGGGCAGTGTGGCCGGGATCGCCCGCAAGAAAATTCGCTGTTCTGGCGGTGTGTACGACCTCTACGTACGGGAGGAAACCTCCTGGTTTGTGCGCTATCGTCGCCTTGCCCGCCTAATTTTTGAGGAATTATTCATCCAGTCTCCACCTCAGCTTGTCACTGCATTTACCGATCCACGCCTTGCCCCTTTGACAACTCGCCTTCAAATTGCGGGCATGGTGGTGATGATGCAGGGTCTTAGCGCCTGGGAAAAGCTGCGCCTCAACTTTGTAGGCGGCAGTGCTGAACGGCTCTAA
- a CDS encoding IMS domain-containing protein encodes MANDTRAQLPWVLIILIAIGSIAVFFLILTGRCSKVEVEAWRLALDCPTSEGSIQNNPSNPASELAEESPEEKFRSISNIDSGHEELMEGEAIALVQAWLAAKSSVYGPSYDRQLASVHINFPGIDAIYNHLDQLQRNDTHGPYYWLYDAPSNIDEVHRFEYFPSQGTAELVVTISEHRSFYTRRGKSPEHSGSSTTVSKYTFGRDSNGNWKIADIEEQRM; translated from the coding sequence ATGGCAAATGATACTCGCGCTCAACTACCTTGGGTCTTGATAATCCTTATAGCTATTGGCTCTATTGCAGTTTTTTTTCTTATTCTTACAGGAAGGTGTTCAAAGGTTGAGGTAGAGGCTTGGAGACTAGCTCTTGATTGTCCTACATCCGAGGGAAGCATTCAGAACAATCCTTCAAACCCAGCTTCAGAATTAGCTGAGGAGAGTCCTGAAGAGAAATTTAGATCAATTAGCAATATAGATAGTGGCCACGAAGAACTAATGGAAGGTGAGGCAATAGCCTTAGTTCAAGCATGGCTTGCAGCAAAATCAAGTGTTTATGGCCCCAGTTATGACAGGCAACTTGCCAGTGTTCACATCAATTTCCCAGGAATCGATGCTATATACAATCACCTTGATCAACTTCAGCGAAATGATACCCATGGCCCCTACTATTGGCTGTATGATGCACCTTCAAATATAGATGAAGTCCATAGGTTTGAATATTTCCCATCCCAGGGAACAGCAGAGTTAGTCGTCACTATTAGTGAACATAGATCCTTCTATACAAGAAGAGGGAAAAGTCCTGAGCATTCAGGTTCGTCTACCACGGTAAGCAAATACACTTTTGGGCGTGACTCTAACGGCAACTGGAAAATTGCTGACATTGAAGAGCAAAGAATGTGA
- a CDS encoding acyl-CoA thioesterase, with translation MAFTRSYPIQFRDTDAAGVLYFANGLALCHAAYEDSLQSAGFDLRDFFSASARLAYPIVHASMDYHRPLHCGDLVRITLHPRRLDAFSFEITYHLALNAEVDAEPESKANRPLAEALTRHTCIETQPRRRHPLPTGMEQWLHRWESPDQGSDQ, from the coding sequence ATGGCCTTTACGCGCAGCTACCCCATCCAATTCCGTGATACGGACGCTGCCGGGGTGCTTTACTTTGCCAATGGTCTGGCCCTGTGCCATGCGGCCTACGAAGACTCGCTCCAATCCGCAGGTTTCGATCTGCGCGATTTTTTTAGCGCCAGCGCCCGCCTCGCCTATCCCATCGTTCACGCCAGCATGGATTACCATCGCCCCCTCCACTGCGGCGACCTCGTCAGGATTACCCTACATCCTCGACGGTTGGATGCGTTCAGCTTTGAAATCACCTACCACCTAGCTCTCAATGCCGAGGTTGATGCTGAGCCAGAGTCCAAAGCAAACCGTCCCCTGGCGGAAGCCCTCACTCGCCATACCTGCATCGAAACTCAACCCCGTCGCCGCCATCCCCTGCCCACCGGGATGGAGCAGTGGCTACACCGTTGGGAATCGCCTGACCAGGGATCAGATCAGTAA